DNA from Leucobacter aridicollis:
TGAACGACCGGTAGTTGTCGAACAGGTGCGGCCCGAACAGCCCGCTGCCCGCCGCGACCTCGGTGATGCCACCCTCCGCGACCGTGCTCTCGATCGAGCCGGTGCCGCCGCCGTTGACGAACTCGAGGTCGACGAGCTCGCGCACGCCCTGCAGCGCGGCGGCCCGCCTGTCGACGAGCTCGGCGCGGCTCGCGCGCTGCATCGCGCGCATCACGAGACCAGACGCCGGCTTGCCGACGGGCTCATCGCCGACGCCGGCGATCTGCGCCTCGTACGACATGACGCCAGCGATCGTGAAGCCTGGGCGTCCGAGGATGTGCTGCGCGAAGCCGCGGAGCCCCTCGGCGGTGAAGATCGGGCTCCGGAAGACGCCGATGTGCCCGAGCACGCGGCTCCGCCAGGACGCATCGAAGTCGAGGCAGAGCCTGAGGGCCGGGCGCTTGTCGGGCGCGACGACCGAGTCGATGAGGTCGAGCTGCTCGGGGCTGTCGACCATGAGGGTCACGCGCGCTGCGGCGCGCGGGTCTGCGGCGAGCGCGGCGATCGCAGCGCGGTCGGCGGTCGGGTAGGCGACGACGATGTCGTCGATCGTCTCGCTGAGCCAGTTCGCCTCGGCGAGCGAGTATCCGAGCACGCCGGCGTAGCCCGGCAGCGCGAGCACCGCGTCGAGCACTGCACGCACGCGGACCGACTTCGACGCCACCCTGATCGGGAGCCCCCCGGCGCGGCGCAGCATGTCGTGCGCGTTATAGCTCAGCGCCTCGGTGTTGAGCGCTATGACCGGGGCGGAGTGGCCCCGCGTGGCTTCGGTCATGCCAGCCCAGTACGAATCGGGGGTGAGCCATGGGGAGCGGTCGGCTGACGCGCGCAGCTCCGGCGCCGCGAGATCGAGGGTCATGGCTGCATTCTAGTCCCGCGGTAGGGGCGATCCGCGAGCCCTTGTTGCTATTCTCCAGCGTCGCGTTTGCGCCCGCGCTTGATGCGGAACTGCGTGTAGATGCCAGCAACAACCGCTGCAAGCAGCAGGATGACGAGCAGTGCTTTCGCGAAGGCCATGCAGCCAGCGTAACCCGTCGAGGACGGGTGCTTGACCTTGACACTGTGGCAAGGTATTGGGTAGTGACGGAAAGGAGTTCATCATGCATCCCACCTCACACGGCGTCGCCCAGCCCGCGCGTCAGGCCCCGGAGGCGGCCCTCGCCGCCGCGCTCAGCGCGTCGAACAGCTCGGCACGACTGCAGGCGGCGATGACCGCCGGCACACACCCGCGCACGGAGTACATCGAACCGCTC
Protein-coding regions in this window:
- a CDS encoding alanine racemase, producing MTLDLAAPELRASADRSPWLTPDSYWAGMTEATRGHSAPVIALNTEALSYNAHDMLRRAGGLPIRVASKSVRVRAVLDAVLALPGYAGVLGYSLAEANWLSETIDDIVVAYPTADRAAIAALAADPRAAARVTLMVDSPEQLDLIDSVVAPDKRPALRLCLDFDASWRSRVLGHIGVFRSPIFTAEGLRGFAQHILGRPGFTIAGVMSYEAQIAGVGDEPVGKPASGLVMRAMQRASRAELVDRRAAALQGVRELVDLEFVNGGGTGSIESTVAEGGITEVAAGSGLFGPHLFDNYRSFTPAPAVAFALDVVRRPNADTATLLGGGWVASGPAGEDRLPQLTWPAGLRYAPREAAGEVQTPVSGAAARELRVGDRVWLRHTKSGEPMEHGNVVVPVAGAVAGDPLPTYRGEGKCFL